The genomic window TTGCCTGTTAAGGATGAACTAGTCATCATCATTAACCCTTTAAAAGAGATAGGTAAGACAATTGTCCATAAACTTAAAGGTTCTGAAGGGGCTACGGTACTTTTCTTGAGCTTTTCTATATTTGTGTTTGGCTATCTGATTCTAGATATTCTGATTAAGATATTTGCTAACTGGATCACAATCCCGTCTTGGATGTTATTAATAATACTATGTTTTTGGGGTGGCGGAATTACCCAATGTGGTTTGTACTACTGGTGGCGAAAAAGACTGAAGATACTCAAGGAGAATATGAGCCATTCTCTACAAATCCTCTTGAATGATGTTGATAGATATAATGCTGTGATTAAAGCCATAGACATTAATGACCAAATAGAAGATGCTGGTAATCCAGAGGTGAATATTAAAGAAAGAGCAAAAGTGATTGCTGCATTAAGACTAACAAGAGATGATTTAGTCAGAGCTTTAAAGACAGAAAGAGTTTTGCGAGAAAATAAAAACTTTATTCTTGGTAATACAGAATTATTTGCTAATAATTTAGCAACTTTAACCGCCATGCAAGTTACAGAACAAGCTACTGAGCATGGCCGGTTACTTAATGAAGCATTGCAGATTGCTTTAGATGTACAACATGAAATGAAAAGCTTACAGAGTCAATCTCAGGACTGGGGATAGGGGATAGGGGACAGGTGACAGGGGATAGGGGATAGGTGACGGGTGAGATTTTATTACTATGCCTTATGCCCAATACCCGCACTACCGTCTAACATAAAGAAGTGTGAATAAAGCGATCGCCTGCATGGATTGGAAAGAGATTAGAGGTAACTGGGTACTGATACCCCCAAACCCCGTTGGTATCATTCATTTCTTGGGCGGTGCATTTGTGGCTACTGCACCTCACTTGACTTACCGATGGTTACTAGAACAACTAGCAGCTAAAGAATATGTAATTATTGCTACACCTTTTGTCAATACTTTAGATCATATTGCGATCGCTCAATCTGTATTACTGAATTTTGATCGCACGATAGAACGATTACACGACTCTGGTAAGCTACGCAAACTCTATCTCCCCACCTATGGACTTGGACATAGTATGGGTTGCAAACTCCACTTGCTCATCGGTAGTGTATTTCCCGTAGAACGCGCAGGCAATATTTTAATATCTTTCAATAACTACGCTGCCAAAGATGCTATTCCCCTAGTGGAACAGTTTAATTCGGCTTTCACGATTGAATTTACTCCCTCACCATTAGAAACTAACAAAATCGTTCAGGAAGGTTATAACATCCGCCGTAACTTACTGATCAAATTCAATAACGATAACCTCGATCAATCAGCTATTTTAACCAAAATCCTACAAGCACGCTTTCCTGAGATGGTGACAGCGCAAATCTTACCAGGAACGCACACCACACCTTTAGGCCAAGACATCAAATGGCAAACAGGAGCATCTTTCACTCCCTTAGATGCCTTGGGACAGTGGTTTAGACAAGAAGTATATCGTGACCTAAACCAGCTAAAACGTTCCCTACTCTTGTGGTTGAATCCTCTTTCACCTCCGTAGGGGACAGGGGACAGGGGACAGGTGATAGGGGACAGGTGATAGGTGAGAAAATCCAATACCCAATGCTCAATGTCCAATAACTATTGACTTAGTAAAAAAAAGGCAAATTCTCTCTAAGAGATGGATAATTAGAGATAGTGGAGCATTATAGCGTTTCCTAATCACATGAGGTACATCATAGCCCCCTCTCCTTGCGTGCGGGGAGGGGGTTGGGGGTGGGGTTCTTGTACCTCACGCTATATATTTTTAGTGATAATACTCAACTATTAATTTTGCAATATTTTTATTCTTATTGGTAATAGCTAACTATTAATTAACCTTGTCTAAAATCCCCGATGTTTAAAATACTTGTCATTGATGATGATCAATCCATCCAAATATTGCTCAAAAGAATTTTACAAAAACAAGGTTATGAGGTAGTTGCTGTTAATAATGGCCAAGAAGGAATTGCTCAAGCACTGGCTTACCGTCCAGCATTAATTATTTGTGATTGGATTATGCCAGGCTTAAATGGGTTAGAAGTGTGCAATCAGATTAAGACTGACCCTAACCTATCTACTACCTTTTTCATCTTATTAACATCATTAGATTCTGTCTCCGATCGCGTCAAAGGTTTGGATGCTGGTGCTGATGACTTTATTA from Nostoc sp. UHCC 0870 includes these protein-coding regions:
- a CDS encoding DUF1350 family protein, with the protein product MDWKEIRGNWVLIPPNPVGIIHFLGGAFVATAPHLTYRWLLEQLAAKEYVIIATPFVNTLDHIAIAQSVLLNFDRTIERLHDSGKLRKLYLPTYGLGHSMGCKLHLLIGSVFPVERAGNILISFNNYAAKDAIPLVEQFNSAFTIEFTPSPLETNKIVQEGYNIRRNLLIKFNNDNLDQSAILTKILQARFPEMVTAQILPGTHTTPLGQDIKWQTGASFTPLDALGQWFRQEVYRDLNQLKRSLLLWLNPLSPP